In a single window of the Gossypium hirsutum isolate 1008001.06 chromosome D02, Gossypium_hirsutum_v2.1, whole genome shotgun sequence genome:
- the LOC107910648 gene encoding coatomer subunit epsilon-1 isoform X1 encodes MAVAAAPDHLFHLRNNFYLGSFQAAINNSDLPNLSPDDAVERDCLVYRSYIALGSYQLVINEIDSAAATPLQAVKLLALYLSNPHDKESTIASLKEWLADPAIGSNALLRLIAGIVFMHEEDYIEALKHTNAGGTMELHALNVQIFIKMHRSDYAERQLRVMQQIDEDHTLTQLANAWLNLAVGGSKIQEAYLIFQDFSEKYPMTGLILNGKAVCCIHMGNFDEAETLLLEALNKDAKDPETLSNLVVCGLHLGKSSSRYLSQLKLTHPEHILVKRASSAEDSFERAVQSVA; translated from the exons ATGGCAGTAGCTGCAGCACCAGATCACTTGTTCCATTTGAGGAACAATTTCTACTTGGGTTCCTTTCAGGCTGCCATCAACAACAGCGATCTTCCCAACCTCTCCCCCGACGACGCCGTCGAGCGCGACTGCCTCGTCTACCGCTCTTACATCGCTCTCGGCAGCTACCAA CTGGTGATCAATGAGATCGACTCCGCCGCTGCAACTCCTCTCCAAGCCGTTAAACTGCTGGCCCTCTATCTCTCCAACCCTCATGATAAG GAATCAACAATTGCGAGCTTGAAAGAATGGTTAGCAGATCCAGCGATTGGAAGCAATGCCTTATTAAGGTTGATTGCTGGAATCGTTTTCATGCATGAAGAAGATTATATTGAAGCTCTTAAACACACCAATGCTGGTGGCACCATGGAACT TCATGCATTGAATGTGCAAATCTTCATTAAGATGCACCGGTCAGATTATGCAGAGAGACAACTGAGGGTCATGCAGCAGATTGATGAGGACCATACACTGACTCAACTTGCAAATGCATGGTTGAATCTAGCAGTG GGTGGTTCAAAGATACAGGAAGCTTATCTGATCTTCCAAGATTTCTCTGAGAAATATCCAATGACTGGTTTGATCCTAAATGGGAAGGCTGTCTGCTGTATACACATGGGAAACTTTGACGAGGCTGAAACACTGTTACTTGAAGCACTTAATAAG GATGCAAAGGATCCTGAAACTCTGTCCAACCTGGTTGTATGCGGCCTTCACCTCGGTAAATCATCTTCACGTTATCTAAG CCAATTGAAACTCACACATCCAGAGCACATTCTTGTTAAACGTGCATCATCTGCGGAAGATAGCTTTGAAAGAGCAGTGCAATCAGTTGCTTGA
- the LOC107910648 gene encoding coatomer subunit epsilon-1 isoform X2, protein MAVAAAPDHLFHLRNNFYLGSFQAAINNSDLPNLSPDDAVERDCLVYRSYIALGSYQLVINEIDSAAATPLQAVKLLALYLSNPHDKESTIASLKEWLADPAIGSNALLRLIAGIVFMHEEDYIEALKHTNAGGTMELHALNVQIFIKMHRSDYAERQLRVMQQIDEDHTLTQLANAWLNLAVEAYLIFQDFSEKYPMTGLILNGKAVCCIHMGNFDEAETLLLEALNKDAKDPETLSNLVVCGLHLGKSSSRYLSQLKLTHPEHILVKRASSAEDSFERAVQSVA, encoded by the exons ATGGCAGTAGCTGCAGCACCAGATCACTTGTTCCATTTGAGGAACAATTTCTACTTGGGTTCCTTTCAGGCTGCCATCAACAACAGCGATCTTCCCAACCTCTCCCCCGACGACGCCGTCGAGCGCGACTGCCTCGTCTACCGCTCTTACATCGCTCTCGGCAGCTACCAA CTGGTGATCAATGAGATCGACTCCGCCGCTGCAACTCCTCTCCAAGCCGTTAAACTGCTGGCCCTCTATCTCTCCAACCCTCATGATAAG GAATCAACAATTGCGAGCTTGAAAGAATGGTTAGCAGATCCAGCGATTGGAAGCAATGCCTTATTAAGGTTGATTGCTGGAATCGTTTTCATGCATGAAGAAGATTATATTGAAGCTCTTAAACACACCAATGCTGGTGGCACCATGGAACT TCATGCATTGAATGTGCAAATCTTCATTAAGATGCACCGGTCAGATTATGCAGAGAGACAACTGAGGGTCATGCAGCAGATTGATGAGGACCATACACTGACTCAACTTGCAAATGCATGGTTGAATCTAGCAGTG GAAGCTTATCTGATCTTCCAAGATTTCTCTGAGAAATATCCAATGACTGGTTTGATCCTAAATGGGAAGGCTGTCTGCTGTATACACATGGGAAACTTTGACGAGGCTGAAACACTGTTACTTGAAGCACTTAATAAG GATGCAAAGGATCCTGAAACTCTGTCCAACCTGGTTGTATGCGGCCTTCACCTCGGTAAATCATCTTCACGTTATCTAAG CCAATTGAAACTCACACATCCAGAGCACATTCTTGTTAAACGTGCATCATCTGCGGAAGATAGCTTTGAAAGAGCAGTGCAATCAGTTGCTTGA